GCCGTCGGCGGCAAGCATTGCCGTCAGCGACGACGGCACCTCGCCGGACGTCCCGATGCGCGAACGGCTCGCGCAGGTGTTCGCGAGCTTCATCGTGCAGCATCCCGAGTATCTGCAGGTGCGGCTCATCGCACGCAATCACTATGGGCTGGAGCTGATCCGCCTCGACCGGGAGTCGGGCGGCGCGGTGCGCGTGCAGCAAAACGCGCTTCAGGAGAAGGGCCAGTTTGCATACGTGTTCGAGACGCTCGCGCTAAGGCCGGGGCGGATCTACATTTCGCCGATCGCCGTCAATCACGAACATGGCGCGCATGCGGCAGAAGGCAAGCCGACGCTGCGGGTCGGCACGCCCGTCGCCGACGCGCGCGGCGAGGTGGTCGGCGCGGTCGTCATCGACGTGGATCTGGCGAGCCTGCTGCGGCTGTCGCAAGCCGATCTGCCGACCGACTACCAGGTCTATCTCGCGAACGAGTGGGGCGATTTCCTCGTGCATCCCGATCCATCACAGACCTTCGGTTTCGACAATGGCCGGCGCGTGCTGATGCAGGACAGCTTCGCGGCAACGAAACCGCTCTTCGAGCAGTCGACTCGGCCCGTCCTGCTGAACGGGTTGACGCAGCCGAAAGACGCGGCAGGCCAGGTGCTCGCGTTCGTGCGCCGGCCGTTCGGCGAATCGCAGGGCAACCGCTTTCTCGTGATCGGTCTTGCGAAGCCGCTGCACGATGTGCTCGTCGGCGCAAACATGCTCGGCAATCGCATTGTACGGATGGTGCTGATCTTCAGCGCGTTTGCGATCCTGCTGGCCATCCTGTTTGCGCGTGCGCTGACCCGTCCGCTGCATACGCTCGCCGACGCCGCCACGCACTTTTTCTCCGAACACACGATGGACGCGTTGCCCGTCAAGCGCACCGATGAAATCGGCGTGCTCGCGCGTGGCTTCGATCGCATGCGCCGCGAGATCCGCGTGCAGATGGACGCGCTGCACAGCAAGCAGCACGAGCTCGTGCATCTCGCGAGCCACGACGGGCTGACGGGGCTGCCCAACCGCATGCTGTTCATGCAGAAGCTGGAGGAAGCGATCGACCGTGCACGCGTGACGGGCGAGCGGCTCGCCGTGCTGTTCATCGACCTGAACCGGTTCAAGCAGATCAACGACCAATATGGCCATTCCGTGGGCGATGACGTGCTCGCGATCGTCGCGGGCCGTCTGCGGCAGGTGCTGCACGCGGGCGATCTCGTCGCGCGGCTCGGCGGCGACGAATTCATCGTGCTCGTCAAAGGTGAGCGGTCCGCCGAAGCGGCGCCCGTGATTGCCGCGCGCATCGTGCGCACGATCGACGACGAACTGCTGATCGGCGACCAGCCGATGGCCGTCGGCGCGAGCATCGGCATCAGTCAGTTCCCGTCCGACGGCGACTCGGCGGAAGCGCTGCTGCTCAACGCGGATGCCGCGATGTACGCGGCGAAATCGGGCGGCTCGGGCGCGTGGCTGTCGTATCGCGAGCTGATCGACATGCAGCGCTTGCGGGCCGGGCGTGAGCGCGAAGCCGAAAAAGTCGGGCCTGCGGATGATGGCACAGACGTCATTGCCTAGACACTGAGCGGCGCGCCGCCTTTCCGCGCGGCACGGTTCTTGCGAACCCTTGCACGTCGAAGCGGAAAGGAGAATCCGATGACCTTGGCGATTTATCTGATCGGCTGGCTGATTTTCATTGGCGGCGTATCGTGGGCGCTCGTCAGCATGCACGTCGCGCAGCACTATGTCGCGATCGTCGCGGTGATCCTGCTCGGCATCGGCGTGGTCACTGGCGCGACCCGCGCACGCGGCCGCGACCGCTCTTCATAGCGCAGGCGCGTCGCGGCGGCGCGCGGTGCACGCATGCCGCCGCGACGGGCGACAACGGCTCGTCTCAACCCCGTTCCCGTGACATGCCCCGACATAGTTTATGAACTGACCTCGCGGCCCGATTCTTCTACGATTCATTCCGTCGCCACGCTGCACCCGCAAGTGGCCGGAACCGTGAAGGACACTGCCGTGAAACTCCCCTCGCAACGCTTTTCTTCGTTTTCTGGTCTGCTGAATCGTTCGATGGCAACCGCTGCACGCGCCGTCTCGGGCCGCATCGCACTGGCGGCAGCAGCGACGGTGATCGGCGCCGGTGCGTCGCTCGTCAGCGTGCCCGCATGGGCAGGCTGGTATGGGCACGGCACGGCCTACACGTCGCGCGGCGAATTCAACGGCGCCCACGGCGGCTACTGCAGCGGCGGCACCTGCAATCACGCGGGGGGCGTGGCGGGGCCTTATGGCGGCATCGCGAGCAACTCCGGCAGCGTGACGCGCACCGCGCCCGGCCAGTTCTCCAACTCGGGTACAGCGTATGGTCCGAACGGCCGCTCGGTGCAGCATTCGGGCGACACCAGCTGCGCAGGCGGCACCTGCTCGCATACGGGAACCATGACGGGCTCGGACGGCAGGACGGCGTCGACGTCGGGCGAAGTAACGCGCAACGGCGCCGGCCAGTACTCGTCGTCGGGCACGGTGACGGGCGGCAATGGCAACAGCTATTACCACTCGGCATCGACGAACTGCGCCGGCTGGACCTGCTCGCGCTCGGGGACGGTGACGGGCAGCGGCGGCGGCACGGTCACGCATTCCGGCAGCGCGACCAGCGTCGCGCCGGGCGTGGTCGTCACATCGGGCAGCGCGACGGGCACGCACGGCAACACTGTGACGACGAGCGGCACGGTCGTGCATGGCGGCGCGGTCGCGACAAGCGGAACGACGGTGGTGGCGGGCAGCACGACGACGGTCGGCGCGGCTGTCATCGTACCGCCGCCCGTCGTGGTGCCGCCGCCCACCTCGACGGTGGTCGTCGCTGCGCCAGCGCCTGCACCCGTGCCTGCGCCCGTCGTGGTGACGCCGCCTCCCGCCGTGATGGTCGCGCCGGCACCTGTGGTGGTGCCAGCGCCTGCTGCACACGTCGTGGTCGTCGCTCCGCCGCCGCCCCCGCATGTCGTGTATGTCGCGCCGAAGCCGCGTCCCGTCGTGCTGATCCCGGGGCACTGGGTGGGCCGCGTGTGGGTTCCCGCGCACTGGGCATGAAACAGGCAAGCATCTTCAATGAACAAACGGCGCTCAAGGCGCCGTTTGTTTTTCTGAAGCATTGGATGTTGGGTCAATCATCCGGGCTTCATACTCGAACGCACGGCGACGGAAGGATCAACGGCATCCGCGGCAACGGCTGCGGGCACGAGCGGCTTCGCGCGGAAGCGCGAGCGAATCCGGCGACGCATCGGTTCTTCGAAATAGGTGAACACGACGACGCTGAACAGCAGCGTGAAGACGAGGGGTATCCAGCCATTGCCCGCGCGAAAGCCCGCGAGCCACGCGAGATACGCAAGCGGCACGTGAATCAGGAACAGCGCATAGCTCGCTTCGCCGAACCGCACGAGCCAGCGCTGATTCAGCACGCCGAGCACGGGCCGTTCGAGCAGCGCAAGGCCGAGAATCAGCGTCGCGAAGAACGGGCTTTGCGGATAGAACACGGGCGTCACTGGCTGCCACAGGGCCAGCACGATCAGCACGACGACAGAACAGGACACCAGCGCGATGCCGCGTCGATGCATCGACTTGCCGTGCGCGCGCAATGCCTGGAACGCGAGCGCAGCGCCGATGCCCAGCATGAACTCGGCGATCCGGCACAGCGGCAGCGCGCCCGCGAGGAAGTGGCTGCGCGACACGGGAAACACCACCATGAAGAAAACGATCATCAGGCCCTGCGCGATCCAGATGCCGACCAGCGTGACAGCGAGCGTCGGTGCGCGCAACTTCACGAAACGCGCGAGGATCAACGGAAAGAGCGCATAGAAAAACGCCTCGCACGATACGCTCGATGCCGGCCCATTCCACGGCTGGTTGATCGCGGCGAACGGAAACCACGCAGTAATCAACAGCACCTGGCAGACGAAGCTCACCACTAGCGACAGATTGACTGCCGACTTCAGTGCGAACCATTTGAGCAGCAGCGCGTCGT
This Paraburkholderia phymatum STM815 DNA region includes the following protein-coding sequences:
- a CDS encoding acyltransferase family protein — protein: MRATSIQANGIVPALTSIRFLAALTVVLSHYRELELLNTPASFFTFVDGGRSAVSLFFVLSGFILTYTYRDELATQSPHNFYVARVARIYPNILFALAIASITTAYLVITHNDALLLKWFALKSAVNLSLVVSFVCQVLLITAWFPFAAINQPWNGPASSVSCEAFFYALFPLILARFVKLRAPTLAVTLVGIWIAQGLMIVFFMVVFPVSRSHFLAGALPLCRIAEFMLGIGAALAFQALRAHGKSMHRRGIALVSCSVVVLIVLALWQPVTPVFYPQSPFFATLILGLALLERPVLGVLNQRWLVRFGEASYALFLIHVPLAYLAWLAGFRAGNGWIPLVFTLLFSVVVFTYFEEPMRRRIRSRFRAKPLVPAAVAADAVDPSVAVRSSMKPG
- a CDS encoding diguanylate cyclase domain-containing protein, with amino-acid sequence MMRPGLTFKLSVLLALIGVLASGTTGYYAYRANRTMLVHEAERSLLTSTELLGQRFTVAINEIAADALVLSTLPSAASIAVSDDGTSPDVPMRERLAQVFASFIVQHPEYLQVRLIARNHYGLELIRLDRESGGAVRVQQNALQEKGQFAYVFETLALRPGRIYISPIAVNHEHGAHAAEGKPTLRVGTPVADARGEVVGAVVIDVDLASLLRLSQADLPTDYQVYLANEWGDFLVHPDPSQTFGFDNGRRVLMQDSFAATKPLFEQSTRPVLLNGLTQPKDAAGQVLAFVRRPFGESQGNRFLVIGLAKPLHDVLVGANMLGNRIVRMVLIFSAFAILLAILFARALTRPLHTLADAATHFFSEHTMDALPVKRTDEIGVLARGFDRMRREIRVQMDALHSKQHELVHLASHDGLTGLPNRMLFMQKLEEAIDRARVTGERLAVLFIDLNRFKQINDQYGHSVGDDVLAIVAGRLRQVLHAGDLVARLGGDEFIVLVKGERSAEAAPVIAARIVRTIDDELLIGDQPMAVGASIGISQFPSDGDSAEALLLNADAAMYAAKSGGSGAWLSYRELIDMQRLRAGREREAEKVGPADDGTDVIA